The Zingiber officinale cultivar Zhangliang chromosome 9A, Zo_v1.1, whole genome shotgun sequence genome window below encodes:
- the LOC122021336 gene encoding probable BOI-related E3 ubiquitin-protein ligase 3 codes for MAVERLGEIRAFRSTVLADGSSGGGHAALDEELQLLQRQIVGPQQRRGGASSDFERKRPPGAAASGSGRMMAVPRRRDSEIDGVVGFYVERLRDEVREVWKRHCRGLLAAAEGEAARRLRGKEAELEAARLRSAALEEKVRQLSAEGQMWVAAARHHEAAVGVLRASLERTLRTRDGEGYGDSEAASADSSCRFATEEMGRCGRLPRRSGWCTACGRREARAVLLPCKHLCLCEDCEPAAGECPVCGAVKTDGFQVFTC; via the exons ATGGCGGTTGAAAGGTTGGGAGAGATTCGCGCGTTTAGGAGCACTGTGCTTGCGGATGGGTCCAGTGGCGGCGGACACGCTGCCTTGGACGAGGAACTGCAGCTGCTGCAGCGCCAGATCGTTGGTCCGCAACAGCGACGAGGAGGGGCGTCGAGCGACTTTGAGAGGAAGCGGCCGCCGGGGGCTGCTGCCTCCGGTAGCGGGAGAATGATGGCGGTTCCTCGCAGGCGGGATTCGGAGATTGACGGCGTTGTTGGATTTTAT GTGGAGCGGCTGCGGGATGAGGTGCGGGAGGTGTGGAAGAGGCATTGCCGGGGGCTTCTGGCGGCGGCGGAGGGGGAGGCGGCGCGGCGGTTGAGGGGGAAGGAGGCGGAGCTGGAGGCGGCGAGGCTGAGGAGCGCGGCGCTGGAGGAGAAGGTGCGGCAGCTGAGCGCGGAGGGCCAGATGTGGGTGGCTGCGGCCAGGCACCACGAGGCGGCCGTCGGCGTGCTCAGGGCGAGCTTGGAGCGGACGCTGCGGACAAGAGACGGCGAGGGATACGGTGATAGCGAGGCGGCCTCCGCCGATTCGTCGTGCCGCTTCGCGACTGAGGAGATGGGGCGTTGTGGTCGTCTCCCGCGGCGGAGCGGGTGGTGCACGGCGTGCGGCCGCCGGGAGGCGCGCGCTGTGCTGCTGCCCTGCAAGCACCTGTGTCTCTGCGAGGACTGCGAGCCTGCCGCCGGCGAGTGCCCCGTCTGCGGCGCCGTCAAGACTGACGGCTTCCAGGTCTTCACGTGCTGA
- the LOC122021813 gene encoding uncharacterized protein LOC122021813 isoform X2: protein MKNLTNKITLQEPAFDRMILVYRQASTGNNPDRGIYIKHFKNIPMADMELVLPEKKNPSLTPMDWVKFLISVVLGLVTLVGSLEMLKADIRVAIAILSGLIGYCAKIYFTFQQNLTTHQNLITKSMYDKQLDSGKGTLLHLCDDVIQQEVKEVIISFFILMEQGKMPIDVLDNQCERLIQEEFDEECNYEVEDAVQKLEKLGIAARDSVGRIYCVPLKQANKTINVSESKRLGFKHLMANQPAPGRPWLLRLASQARFEAPVQPPQPQPPAP from the exons ATGAAAAACCTGACGAACAAAATTACACTCCAAGAACCAGCTTTTGACAGGATGATCCTTGTGTACAG ACAGGCCAGCACGGGAAACAATCCTGACCGAGGAATCTATATTAAGCATTTCAAAAACATTCCTATGGCTGATATGGAACTCGTTCTG CCTGAAAAGAAGAACCCAAGTTTAACTCCAATGGACTGGGTTAAGTTCCTCATTTCTGTTGTGCTTGGTCTT GTTACTCTTGTTGGCTCTCTTGAAATGCTGAAGGCGGATATCAGGGTTGCCATAGCTATCCTCTCTGGTCTCATTGGCTATTGCGCTAAGATCTACTTCAC GTTTCAGCAGAACTTGACGACTCACCAAAACTTAATCACCAAATCGATGTACGACAAACAACTTGACAGTGGAAAAGGCACACTTCTACACTTGTGTGATGATGTGATTCAACAAGAA GTCAAAGAGGTCATaatttctttcttcattttgatggAGCAAGGGAAAATGCCAATAGAT GTTCTTGATAATCAATGCGAACGACTTATTCAAGAGGAGTTCGATGAAGAATGCAATTACGAAGTTGAGGATGCGGTTCAAAAGCTGGAGAAACTCGGCATAGCTGCAAGA GATTCCGTTGGAAGAATCTACTGTGTTCCCCTGAAACAGGCAAACAAGACTATCAATGTTTCGGAGTCGAAAAGGTTAGGCTTCAAGCACT TAATGGCGAACCAGCCCGCTCCAGGCCGGCCGTGGCTGCTCCGGCTCGCCTCACAGGCGCGGTTTGAAGCACCTGTGCAGCCTCCGCAACCTCAGCCACCGGCGCCATAG
- the LOC122021813 gene encoding uncharacterized protein LOC122021813 isoform X1, with amino-acid sequence MSMKNLTNKITLQEPAFDRMILVYRQASTGNNPDRGIYIKHFKNIPMADMELVLPEKKNPSLTPMDWVKFLISVVLGLVTLVGSLEMLKADIRVAIAILSGLIGYCAKIYFTFQQNLTTHQNLITKSMYDKQLDSGKGTLLHLCDDVIQQEVKEVIISFFILMEQGKMPIDVLDNQCERLIQEEFDEECNYEVEDAVQKLEKLGIAARDSVGRIYCVPLKQANKTINVSESKRLGFKHLMANQPAPGRPWLLRLASQARFEAPVQPPQPQPPAP; translated from the exons ATGAG CATGAAAAACCTGACGAACAAAATTACACTCCAAGAACCAGCTTTTGACAGGATGATCCTTGTGTACAG ACAGGCCAGCACGGGAAACAATCCTGACCGAGGAATCTATATTAAGCATTTCAAAAACATTCCTATGGCTGATATGGAACTCGTTCTG CCTGAAAAGAAGAACCCAAGTTTAACTCCAATGGACTGGGTTAAGTTCCTCATTTCTGTTGTGCTTGGTCTT GTTACTCTTGTTGGCTCTCTTGAAATGCTGAAGGCGGATATCAGGGTTGCCATAGCTATCCTCTCTGGTCTCATTGGCTATTGCGCTAAGATCTACTTCAC GTTTCAGCAGAACTTGACGACTCACCAAAACTTAATCACCAAATCGATGTACGACAAACAACTTGACAGTGGAAAAGGCACACTTCTACACTTGTGTGATGATGTGATTCAACAAGAA GTCAAAGAGGTCATaatttctttcttcattttgatggAGCAAGGGAAAATGCCAATAGAT GTTCTTGATAATCAATGCGAACGACTTATTCAAGAGGAGTTCGATGAAGAATGCAATTACGAAGTTGAGGATGCGGTTCAAAAGCTGGAGAAACTCGGCATAGCTGCAAGA GATTCCGTTGGAAGAATCTACTGTGTTCCCCTGAAACAGGCAAACAAGACTATCAATGTTTCGGAGTCGAAAAGGTTAGGCTTCAAGCACT TAATGGCGAACCAGCCCGCTCCAGGCCGGCCGTGGCTGCTCCGGCTCGCCTCACAGGCGCGGTTTGAAGCACCTGTGCAGCCTCCGCAACCTCAGCCACCGGCGCCATAG
- the LOC122021813 gene encoding uncharacterized protein LOC122021813 isoform X3 encodes MSMKNLTNKITLQEPAFDRMILVYRQASTGNNPDRGIYIKHFKNIPMADMELVLPEKKNPSLTPMDWVKFLISVVLGLVTLVGSLEMLKADIRVAIAILSGLIGYCAKIYFTFQQNLTTHQNLITKSMYDKQLDSGKGTLLHLCDDVIQQEVKEVIISFFILMEQGKMPIDVLDNQCERLIQEEFDEECNYEVEDAVQKLEKLGIAARDSVGRIYCVPLKQANKTINVSESKSNGEPARSRPAVAAPARLTGAV; translated from the exons ATGAG CATGAAAAACCTGACGAACAAAATTACACTCCAAGAACCAGCTTTTGACAGGATGATCCTTGTGTACAG ACAGGCCAGCACGGGAAACAATCCTGACCGAGGAATCTATATTAAGCATTTCAAAAACATTCCTATGGCTGATATGGAACTCGTTCTG CCTGAAAAGAAGAACCCAAGTTTAACTCCAATGGACTGGGTTAAGTTCCTCATTTCTGTTGTGCTTGGTCTT GTTACTCTTGTTGGCTCTCTTGAAATGCTGAAGGCGGATATCAGGGTTGCCATAGCTATCCTCTCTGGTCTCATTGGCTATTGCGCTAAGATCTACTTCAC GTTTCAGCAGAACTTGACGACTCACCAAAACTTAATCACCAAATCGATGTACGACAAACAACTTGACAGTGGAAAAGGCACACTTCTACACTTGTGTGATGATGTGATTCAACAAGAA GTCAAAGAGGTCATaatttctttcttcattttgatggAGCAAGGGAAAATGCCAATAGAT GTTCTTGATAATCAATGCGAACGACTTATTCAAGAGGAGTTCGATGAAGAATGCAATTACGAAGTTGAGGATGCGGTTCAAAAGCTGGAGAAACTCGGCATAGCTGCAAGA GATTCCGTTGGAAGAATCTACTGTGTTCCCCTGAAACAGGCAAACAAGACTATCAATGTTTCGGAGTCGAAAAG TAATGGCGAACCAGCCCGCTCCAGGCCGGCCGTGGCTGCTCCGGCTCGCCTCACAGGCGCGGTTTGA